A part of Propioniciclava coleopterorum genomic DNA contains:
- a CDS encoding TetR/AcrR family transcriptional regulator: MATNAAARPRGRRPGHDDTKGTIRNAAARLFHQEGYDKVSLRAVAREAGVDPALVHHYFTSKVDLFTLSVMGTTWDPADHLTEVLGGPPDQVGRRAARIFLELHDQPGYEEYLGGLVPAQVTGSRAMTEMVAREVFVPVATHFGHANAVLRAQLAATALLGAVVGRDTLRLPALAAASARTLAGPVGHTLQHYLVEPW, translated from the coding sequence ATGGCCACGAATGCGGCGGCGCGCCCGCGCGGACGGCGTCCCGGCCACGACGACACCAAGGGCACGATCCGGAACGCGGCGGCCCGATTGTTCCACCAGGAGGGCTACGACAAGGTCAGCCTGCGCGCGGTGGCGCGGGAGGCGGGCGTCGACCCGGCTCTCGTCCACCACTACTTCACCTCGAAGGTCGACCTGTTCACCCTGTCGGTGATGGGGACGACCTGGGACCCGGCCGACCACCTCACCGAGGTGCTCGGGGGCCCGCCGGACCAGGTGGGACGCCGGGCCGCTCGGATCTTCCTCGAACTGCACGACCAGCCCGGCTACGAGGAGTACCTGGGCGGTTTGGTGCCCGCCCAGGTGACCGGCAGCCGCGCCATGACCGAGATGGTCGCCCGCGAGGTGTTCGTCCCCGTGGCGACGCACTTCGGCCACGCCAACGCGGTCCTGCGCGCCCAGCTCGCCGCGACCGCCCTGCTGGGCGCGGTCGTCGGGCGGGACACCCTGCGGCTGCCCGCGCTCGCGGCGGCGTCCGCCCGGACGCTGGCGGGACCGGTCGGCCACACCCTGCAGCACTACCTGGTCGAACCCTGGTGA
- a CDS encoding collagen-binding domain-containing protein, which produces MGLQRGRVAERLRRTMAATALAGGVLGATVLIGSPASAAVTTYQPFETNAGFTLVSLGDARLANSELEGSIAVFGSIASGNQNGYPVIHKAAGRPDYTVPLVDGVPVRILAGSFAGSGAFDVSNRDDSRSIAPTSNEAVATVKLVDVAGLTGGRRGGGVGPAAGRDFLRVANASGGILDLKAVPFEGADVAALATAESGVDAYLGGLRAGIERTNQCLAAMYAPDADLVNRVTVTEEHGMAFVSGFSTTRPNVIDLPAIAGRTIKLDRAGGYAPTAQAPLVIRVPAGTTTLGELRFEGWSPSESAQQHYARSIFLDLSQVTGEVRVDGLTLGAIWAPDASLAFNSGVTTNGQWLARDITSQGGGEIHHHTFNGLLPCAERPGPTPTPSDTPTPTPSDTPTPTPTPTPSDTPTPTPTPTPSDTPTPTPTPTPSDTPTPTPTPTPSDTPTPTPTPTPTPTPSDTPTPTPTPSDTPTPTPTPSDTPTPTPTPSDTPTPDPTVTPTPEPSDTASPTPDPEPSSGPVTSPSATPSAGTPSGPTPTPGTGDGTDVLPQTGTDVPAAAPWLALVAITLGATLLIAGTYAGRNA; this is translated from the coding sequence GTGGGTTTGCAGAGGGGGCGCGTCGCCGAGCGGCTGCGCAGGACGATGGCGGCCACGGCGCTCGCCGGCGGGGTGCTGGGCGCGACCGTGCTGATCGGGTCACCGGCCTCGGCCGCGGTCACCACGTACCAGCCCTTCGAGACCAATGCCGGCTTCACCCTGGTGTCGCTGGGCGACGCCCGCCTGGCCAACTCCGAGCTCGAGGGCTCGATCGCCGTGTTCGGCTCGATCGCCTCCGGGAACCAGAACGGCTACCCGGTCATCCACAAGGCCGCCGGCCGACCCGACTACACCGTTCCGCTCGTGGACGGCGTCCCGGTCCGCATCCTCGCCGGTTCCTTCGCGGGCTCCGGCGCCTTCGACGTCTCCAACCGTGACGATTCCCGCTCGATCGCCCCCACCTCGAACGAGGCCGTCGCCACCGTCAAGCTCGTGGACGTCGCCGGGCTCACCGGGGGCCGACGCGGCGGTGGCGTCGGCCCGGCCGCCGGCCGCGACTTCCTGCGCGTGGCCAACGCCTCCGGCGGGATCCTCGACCTGAAGGCCGTCCCGTTCGAGGGGGCCGACGTGGCCGCCCTCGCCACGGCCGAGTCCGGGGTGGACGCCTACCTCGGCGGGCTGCGCGCCGGCATCGAGCGGACCAACCAGTGCCTGGCCGCGATGTACGCCCCCGACGCCGACCTCGTCAACCGGGTGACCGTCACCGAGGAGCACGGCATGGCCTTCGTGTCGGGGTTCTCGACCACGCGGCCCAACGTCATCGACCTGCCGGCGATCGCGGGCCGGACGATCAAGCTCGACCGCGCCGGCGGCTACGCGCCGACCGCGCAGGCGCCGCTCGTCATCCGGGTGCCCGCCGGCACCACCACGCTGGGCGAACTCCGGTTCGAGGGCTGGTCCCCGTCCGAGAGTGCCCAGCAGCACTACGCCCGTTCGATCTTCCTGGACCTCTCGCAGGTCACCGGTGAGGTGCGCGTCGACGGCCTCACCCTCGGCGCGATCTGGGCGCCCGACGCGTCGCTGGCGTTCAACTCCGGCGTCACGACCAACGGCCAGTGGCTGGCGCGCGACATCACGAGCCAGGGCGGCGGGGAGATCCACCACCACACCTTCAACGGACTGCTGCCCTGCGCCGAGCGTCCCGGCCCGACGCCCACGCCGAGCGACACGCCGACGCCGACGCCCAGCGACACCCCCACGCCGACGCCCACCCCCACGCCCAGCGACACCCCCACGCCGACCCCCACGCCCACGCCCAGCGACACCCCCACGCCGACGCCCACGCCCACGCCCAGCGACACCCCCACGCCGACGCCCACGCCCACGCCCAGCGACACCCCAACCCCGACCCCGACCCCCACCCCGACGCCGACGCCGAGCGACACGCCGACGCCCACGCCCACCCCGAGCGACACGCCGACGCCCACGCCCACCCCGAGCGACACGCCGACGCCGACCCCGACGCCAAGCGACACGCCCACCCCGGATCCGACGGTGACGCCCACGCCGGAGCCCTCGGACACCGCGTCCCCGACGCCGGATCCCGAGCCGAGTTCCGGACCGGTCACGTCGCCCAGCGCGACCCCCAGCGCCGGCACCCCGAGCGGGCCCACGCCGACGCCCGGCACCGGTGACGGAACCGACGTGCTGCCGCAGACCGGCACGGACGTCCCGGCCGCGGCGCCGTGGCTGGCCCTGGTGGCGATCACCCTGGGCGCGACCCTGCTGATCGCCGGGACCTACGCCGGTCGCAACGCCTGA
- a CDS encoding type II toxin-antitoxin system PemK/MazF family toxin, translated as MSNRGLMDALGRILGDTLRTGLRTWLRDTQKPAGRSPRPRSTSPGAPRRPSGAPAASGYPGDFRGMPEVAYVPVPGKRPDPGEIVWTWVPYEEDHSRGKDRPVLLVGRDGAWLLALQMTSVDHDRDARQEAREGRYWVDIGTGAWDPQGRASEVRVNRVIRVDPDAVRRVSVSVSRATFEVVVAEMRRRLP; from the coding sequence ATGAGCAACCGGGGACTGATGGACGCGCTGGGGCGCATCCTGGGCGACACCCTGCGCACCGGGCTGCGGACCTGGCTGCGCGACACCCAGAAGCCGGCCGGACGGTCGCCCCGCCCGCGGTCCACATCTCCCGGCGCTCCCCGGCGCCCGTCGGGGGCGCCCGCGGCGTCCGGCTACCCGGGGGACTTCCGCGGCATGCCGGAGGTGGCCTACGTCCCGGTGCCCGGCAAGCGGCCAGATCCCGGCGAGATCGTGTGGACCTGGGTCCCCTACGAGGAGGACCACTCCCGCGGCAAGGATCGGCCGGTGCTGCTGGTCGGGCGCGACGGGGCGTGGCTGCTGGCGTTGCAGATGACCAGCGTGGACCACGACCGCGACGCGCGGCAGGAGGCCCGGGAGGGCCGCTACTGGGTCGACATCGGCACCGGTGCCTGGGATCCGCAGGGCCGGGCCAGCGAGGTCCGCGTCAACCGCGTGATCCGGGTCGATCCCGACGCCGTGCGCCGCGTCTCGGTGTCGGTGAGCCGCGCGACCTTCGAGGTCGTCGTGGCCGAGATGCGCCGGCGCCTGCCCTGA